The proteins below come from a single Bombyx mori chromosome 7, ASM3026992v2 genomic window:
- the LOC101743375 gene encoding regucalcin, translated as MYLLLLIIEIIISTAYNVQATNSQELEPNYKLSMVSSPDNPGHPAIFEHAKSPVWDPDQQNLYFVDVSKRNVHRLDYVSGKIYVKHIGYGELNAVAIVSGTRRLLVCVRSAMYLLDWDVAGDDDLRLIVTLDQGLPDNVINVGKPDAAGRFWAGTKGPQSGDEVVPDKATLYRIEQGSITHPRVLLRPVSISSGLVWSPNNTVLYYIDSLTLKIEAFDFDLVTGEISARRTIMDFSSNDYDGAMPDGMTIDSQGRLWVALLFGGTVLHIDPDTRKVIYTYKLPVSRITSVCWGGPNLDELFVTTAQEKAEPKSEPLGGAIFTIRDTGYRGLPPNTFRFDNADNY; from the exons atgtacttattaCTTTtgataattgaaattattatttccaCTGCATACAATGTTCAAGCTACCAATTCTCAAGAATTGGAACCCAATTATAAGTTATCAATG GTTTCCTCGCCAGATAATCCTGGTCACCCTGCGATATTTGAGCACGCGAAGAGTCCCGTGTGGGATCCGGATCAACAGAACTTGTACTTTGTTGATGTGAGCAAACGGAACGTGCATCGACTTGACTACGTCAGCGGCAAGATTTACGTAAAGCACATAG GATATGGAGAGCTAAACGCAGTGGCGATTGTGTCTGGAACTAGAAGGCTGCTGGTCTGTGTGCGTTCTGCGATGTATTTACTTGACTGGGATGTTGCGGGCGATGATGACTTGCGTTTGATCGTGACACTTGACCAGGGATTACCGGATAATGTGATTAATGTAGGAAAACCTGACGCTGCCGGACGCTTTTGGGCAG GAACCAAAGGTCCTCAAAGCGGTGACGAAGTCGTGCCGGATAAAGCGACTTTGTATAGAATTGAACAAGGAAGTATAACACATCCGCGCGTGCTGTTGCGGCCAGTTTCTATCTCCAGTGGCCTCGTGTGGTCTCCCAACAATACAGTACTTTATTACATCGACTCTTTAACGCTGAAGATTGAAGCTTTTGATTTCGATTTGGTTACGGGAGAAATAA GTGCGAGAAGAACTATTATGGATTTTTCTAGCAATGACTATGACGGAGCAATGCCTGACGGCATGACTATTGACAGTCAAGGACGGCTTTGGGTCGCTTTGTTATTCGGTGGAACA GTTTTACACATAGATCCGGACACAAGAAAAGTAATCTACACCTATAAGCTACCAGTTTCCAGGATCACCTCCGTATGCTGGGGAGGACCAAATCTTGACGAACTATTCGTCACTACAGCTCAGGAGAAAGCTGAACCCAAATCAGAACCACTTGGTGGTGCGATATTCACTATACGGGATACAGGATATCGAGGTCTGCCCCCTAACACCTTTCGATTCGATAATGCTGAcaactattaa